One stretch of Aquisalimonas asiatica DNA includes these proteins:
- a CDS encoding HlyC/CorC family transporter produces MSDLPLGTLFGILALLIVLSALFSSSETALMSLNRYRLRHLARHGRRSARLASRLLERPDRVLGVILLGNNFVNILAASLATVIALQLYGEGAIGAASLLLTLVILIFAEVAPKTLAALHPERVAFPASWLLTALLKVLYPLVWVVNVVANGLLRLVGVDPRKTEEDHLSQDELRTVVNEAGAMIPRRHQKMLLNILDLEKATVEDIMIPRNEIVGIDVTDDWDEIVAQLSSSQHTRVPVFNESIDDVHGILHLRRVVSDLTERRLNREQLLERLEPPYFIPEGTRLHTQLVNFQRQRRRIGMVVDEYGDILGLVALEDILEEIVGEFTTDPAAHSRYLRPLESGAYLAQGNISVRELNRALDWDLPTDGPKTLNGLILEQLQSIPEPGTSMLIHGFPVTIVQTQENRVKTAEIKPETVRPRKKRKTT; encoded by the coding sequence GTGAGTGACCTCCCCCTGGGCACGCTGTTCGGCATTCTTGCCCTGCTGATCGTGCTCTCCGCGCTGTTCTCCAGCTCGGAGACGGCGCTCATGAGCCTGAACCGCTACCGGCTGCGCCATCTGGCCCGGCACGGCCGGCGCTCGGCACGGCTGGCCTCGCGACTGCTGGAGCGGCCAGACCGGGTGCTGGGCGTCATCCTGCTGGGCAACAATTTCGTCAACATCCTCGCCGCGTCCCTGGCCACGGTCATCGCGCTGCAGCTCTACGGCGAGGGGGCCATCGGTGCCGCCTCGCTGCTGCTCACCCTGGTGATCCTGATCTTCGCCGAAGTGGCACCGAAGACGCTCGCAGCCCTGCACCCGGAACGCGTCGCCTTTCCCGCGTCATGGCTGCTTACCGCACTGCTCAAGGTGCTTTACCCGCTGGTCTGGGTGGTCAATGTCGTCGCCAACGGGCTGCTGCGACTGGTGGGCGTGGATCCGCGCAAGACCGAGGAAGACCATCTCAGCCAGGATGAGCTGCGTACGGTGGTCAACGAGGCCGGCGCCATGATTCCGCGCCGGCACCAGAAGATGCTGCTCAACATCCTCGACCTGGAGAAGGCGACCGTCGAGGACATCATGATCCCGCGCAACGAGATCGTGGGCATCGACGTCACCGATGACTGGGACGAGATCGTGGCCCAGCTCAGCAGCAGCCAGCACACCCGTGTGCCGGTATTCAACGAGAGCATCGATGACGTCCACGGCATTCTGCACCTGCGCCGGGTGGTCTCGGATCTCACGGAGCGGCGCCTGAACCGGGAACAGCTGCTGGAGCGGCTGGAACCGCCCTACTTCATCCCCGAGGGCACGCGGCTGCACACCCAGCTGGTCAACTTCCAGCGCCAGCGCCGGCGCATCGGCATGGTGGTGGACGAGTACGGTGACATCCTGGGGCTGGTGGCGCTGGAGGACATTCTCGAGGAGATCGTCGGCGAGTTCACCACCGACCCCGCCGCCCACTCACGCTACCTGCGGCCGCTGGAGTCCGGGGCCTACCTGGCCCAGGGCAACATCAGCGTGCGCGAACTCAATCGCGCCCTGGACTGGGACCTCCCCACCGACGGCCCGAAAACGCTGAACGGCCTGATCCTTGAGCAGTTGCAGTCCATTCCCGAGCCCGGCACCAGCATGCTGATCCACGGCTTTCCCGTGACCATCGTCCAGACCCAGGAGAACCGGGTGAAGACCGCCGAGATCAAGCCGGAGACCGTGCGCCCCCGGAAGAAACGCAAGACGACGTAA
- the lnt gene encoding apolipoprotein N-acyltransferase, protein MTETDTAAPPRHRWPGLTLALIAGALSPVAYAPVGWWPLAFVSLAVLFYLVSGPERGWGRIAYVWGVAWFTAGAFWIYHSIMFYGGGFWAAVIFCAVLGLLFGLIPLFTVWLWRQVRPASDAIALLIAMPLVWVLVEWVRSWLLTGTTWLQLGYSQTDTWLNGFAPVAGSLGISLLVAVGAGALAWAARNPVQLRTFPVALGFVLVFVAGLGLRQVDWTDPAGEPLDAALLQGNIPQDVKWDPDYRDLTMSRYLNLTADHWGSDLVIWPETAVPMYQHQASREYLAPLADEAGERGTDVLLGIPTYDPDSGHVYNSVMALGSDIGFYHKRHLVPFGEYVPFRDQLGPLLDVFGAPLGDFNAGRSAAPIRAAGQNAAISICYEITFAPVVAASLPEATYLVNVSNDAWFGTTIGPHQHLQKARMRAIEFQRPLLRSTNNGITVAVDERGRITDRAPQFQPAALTATFQPRAGSTPYLLWLDWPLVVLSAGGLVLFAGWRWRSGRHA, encoded by the coding sequence ATGACTGAAACCGATACCGCTGCGCCGCCCCGGCACCGCTGGCCCGGCCTGACCCTGGCGTTGATCGCGGGGGCGCTCAGCCCGGTCGCCTATGCACCCGTCGGCTGGTGGCCGCTGGCGTTCGTCTCACTCGCCGTGCTGTTCTACCTGGTGTCCGGTCCGGAGCGCGGCTGGGGGCGGATCGCCTATGTTTGGGGGGTGGCGTGGTTCACGGCCGGGGCCTTCTGGATCTACCACAGCATCATGTTCTACGGCGGCGGGTTCTGGGCGGCAGTCATCTTCTGTGCCGTCCTCGGCCTGCTGTTCGGTCTGATCCCGCTGTTCACCGTGTGGCTGTGGCGGCAGGTGCGCCCGGCGAGCGATGCCATCGCGTTGCTGATCGCCATGCCGCTGGTGTGGGTGCTGGTGGAGTGGGTCCGCAGCTGGCTGCTCACCGGCACCACCTGGCTGCAGCTCGGCTACAGTCAGACGGACACCTGGCTGAACGGTTTCGCACCCGTTGCCGGCTCGCTCGGCATCAGCCTGCTGGTGGCCGTGGGTGCCGGGGCGCTGGCGTGGGCCGCCCGTAACCCCGTGCAGCTGCGCACGTTCCCGGTGGCACTGGGGTTCGTGCTCGTCTTCGTGGCCGGGCTGGGGCTGCGGCAGGTGGACTGGACCGATCCGGCGGGGGAGCCGCTCGACGCGGCGCTGCTGCAGGGGAATATCCCCCAGGACGTGAAATGGGACCCGGACTACCGGGATCTCACCATGTCCCGCTACCTGAATCTCACCGCCGATCACTGGGGCAGCGATCTGGTGATCTGGCCGGAGACGGCCGTGCCCATGTATCAGCACCAGGCCAGCCGCGAGTATCTGGCGCCCCTGGCGGACGAGGCCGGTGAGCGCGGCACGGACGTGCTGCTGGGCATTCCCACCTACGACCCCGACTCCGGCCATGTCTACAACAGCGTCATGGCCCTGGGCAGTGACATCGGCTTCTACCACAAGCGCCATCTCGTGCCCTTCGGTGAATACGTGCCGTTCCGCGATCAGCTCGGGCCGCTGCTGGATGTCTTCGGAGCGCCACTGGGCGATTTCAATGCCGGCCGTTCCGCCGCGCCCATCCGTGCCGCCGGCCAGAATGCCGCCATCTCCATCTGTTACGAGATCACGTTCGCGCCCGTGGTGGCGGCCTCACTGCCGGAAGCCACCTATCTTGTGAACGTCAGCAACGACGCCTGGTTCGGCACCACCATCGGCCCGCACCAGCACCTGCAGAAGGCGCGCATGCGCGCCATCGAGTTCCAGCGGCCGCTGCTGCGCAGCACCAACAACGGCATTACGGTGGCGGTGGACGAGCGTGGCCGGATCACCGATCGTGCACCGCAGTTCCAGCCGGCGGCGTTGACCGCCACCTTCCAGCCCCGCGCCGGCAGCACCCCTTACCTGTTGTGGCTTGACTGGCCGCTGGTGGTGCTAAGTGCCGGTGGGTTGGTGCTGTTCGCGGGCTGGCGCTGGCGCAGCGGGCGTCACGCCTGA
- a CDS encoding ABC transporter permease: MNDAPATASSAVPAISTRFLAVWRRNLRVWRKLMLPSIFGNFGEPLLYLLALGYGFGRLVGDIGELPYMVFLASGIICSSAMNTASFEALYSAYTRMTVQRTWGAMLDAPLTVDDVALGEISWAATKALISSSAILVVAALLGLVGGWQAILVLPVILLTGFCFGACAMVITAVSRSYDFFLYYFTLVMTPMLLLSGVFFPLDQLPPLVAQGAFLLPLAHAVEIVRPLMLGGWPSSVVLHLAVLAGYALVAFWAATLILRRRLMS; encoded by the coding sequence ATGAACGATGCCCCGGCCACCGCCTCGTCCGCCGTACCCGCCATCTCCACCCGTTTCCTCGCGGTGTGGCGGCGGAATCTCCGCGTCTGGCGCAAGCTGATGCTGCCGTCCATCTTCGGCAACTTCGGTGAGCCGCTGCTCTACCTGCTGGCGCTGGGCTATGGTTTCGGGCGGCTGGTGGGCGACATCGGCGAGCTGCCCTACATGGTGTTCCTGGCGTCGGGCATCATCTGCTCCAGCGCCATGAACACGGCCAGTTTCGAGGCGCTGTACTCCGCCTACACGCGCATGACCGTGCAGCGCACCTGGGGCGCCATGCTCGATGCGCCCCTGACGGTGGACGACGTCGCCCTGGGCGAGATCAGCTGGGCGGCCACCAAGGCATTGATCAGCTCCAGTGCCATTCTGGTGGTGGCGGCGCTGCTCGGGCTGGTGGGCGGCTGGCAGGCCATTCTGGTGCTGCCTGTCATCCTTCTCACCGGTTTCTGCTTCGGCGCCTGCGCCATGGTGATCACCGCCGTCTCGCGCAGTTACGACTTCTTTCTCTACTACTTCACGCTGGTGATGACCCCCATGCTGCTGTTGAGCGGGGTGTTCTTCCCGCTGGATCAGCTGCCGCCGCTGGTGGCGCAGGGGGCGTTCCTGCTGCCCCTGGCCCACGCCGTGGAGATCGTCCGGCCGCTGATGCTGGGTGGCTGGCCGAGCAGTGTGGTGCTCCACCTTGCCGTGCTGGCCGGCTACGCGCTGGTGGCCTTCTGGGCGGCCACGCTGATTCTGCGCCGGCGGCTGATGAGCTGA
- a CDS encoding ATP-binding cassette domain-containing protein — MNRAQNTIIAGTETASPVVRARRLCKRYGDTEVVRGVDLDVRPGECFGLLGPNGAGKTTTLRMMLGQTPPTSGELHVLGYPVPEQARTARNRIGVVPQMDNLDPDFTVRENLLTYASYFGLNGAALGERVDQLLTFANLDGRTREQIQALSGGMKRRLSLARALINEPDLVVLDEPSTGLDPQARQHIWQRLNTLVEQGRTLILTTHYMEEAERLCDRLAIIDHGTIIACDSPRNLVAAHIEPHVIELRGHDIGDWQTRGSALAARAERVGDTLLLYTRDPEPLLQALGSNPDQRYWHRPAGLEDVFLKLTGRELRD; from the coding sequence ATGAACCGGGCGCAGAACACCATCATCGCAGGAACGGAAACCGCGTCGCCGGTCGTGCGGGCGCGGCGGTTGTGCAAGCGCTATGGCGACACCGAGGTCGTTCGTGGCGTGGATCTGGACGTGCGGCCGGGTGAGTGTTTCGGTCTGCTCGGGCCGAATGGCGCGGGCAAGACCACCACGCTGCGCATGATGCTCGGGCAGACCCCACCGACCAGTGGCGAGTTGCATGTGCTGGGGTACCCCGTGCCCGAGCAGGCGCGCACGGCCCGGAACCGCATCGGTGTCGTGCCGCAGATGGATAACCTGGACCCGGATTTCACCGTCCGGGAGAACCTGCTCACCTACGCCAGCTATTTCGGTCTCAACGGGGCCGCCCTCGGCGAGCGCGTGGATCAGTTACTGACGTTCGCCAATCTCGACGGGCGCACCCGCGAGCAGATCCAGGCCCTCTCCGGCGGCATGAAGCGCCGCCTGAGCCTTGCCCGCGCGCTCATCAACGAGCCGGACCTGGTGGTGCTGGACGAGCCCAGCACCGGGTTGGATCCCCAGGCGCGGCAGCATATCTGGCAGCGGCTCAATACGCTGGTGGAACAGGGACGCACGCTCATTCTCACAACGCACTACATGGAAGAGGCGGAGCGCCTGTGCGACCGCCTCGCCATTATCGACCACGGCACCATCATCGCCTGCGATTCGCCCCGCAACCTGGTGGCCGCCCACATCGAGCCCCATGTCATCGAGCTGCGCGGCCACGATATCGGCGACTGGCAGACGCGCGGTAGCGCACTGGCCGCGCGCGCCGAGCGCGTGGGGGACACGCTGCTGCTCTACACCCGCGATCCCGAACCCCTGCTGCAGGCCCTGGGCAGTAACCCCGACCAGCGCTACTGGCACCGGCCGGCCGGGCTGGAGGACGTCTTCCTGAAACTCACCGGCCGCGAGTTGCGGGATTGA
- a CDS encoding LEA type 2 family protein: protein MLHARWMTAARRPLLAWLLATLVTLSGCSLFQPELEDPEFRLERIEVLELGMTQQRFMLTLAVDNPNSQSLPVRAIRYDLQVADLDFADGSSDKAFTVAGNETTMVEIEARSQLLSSLPELIRMVHGGQRNFDYAITGSVEYGRFFRGSRDFEQTGSVRLLLD, encoded by the coding sequence ATGTTACACGCCCGCTGGATGACAGCTGCCAGACGGCCACTGCTGGCCTGGCTGCTGGCAACCCTGGTCACCCTGTCCGGCTGCAGCCTGTTCCAGCCGGAACTGGAAGACCCGGAGTTCCGGCTGGAGCGCATCGAGGTGCTGGAGCTGGGAATGACCCAGCAGCGGTTCATGCTCACCCTTGCAGTCGACAACCCGAACAGCCAATCGTTGCCCGTGCGCGCCATCCGCTATGACCTGCAGGTGGCCGATCTGGATTTCGCGGACGGGTCGTCGGACAAGGCGTTCACGGTGGCGGGGAACGAGACCACCATGGTGGAGATCGAGGCCCGCTCACAGCTTCTCAGCAGCCTGCCGGAACTGATCCGCATGGTACATGGCGGGCAGCGGAACTTTGACTACGCCATCACCGGCTCGGTGGAGTACGGCCGTTTCTTCAGGGGAAGCCGGGATTTCGAGCAGACGGGTTCGGTCCGCCTGCTGCTGGACTGA
- a CDS encoding phosphoadenylyl-sulfate reductase: MSNSQATVAPLPEGQDIDLAGVNAELETASAEERVRWGLQQFGQRIVLSSSFGAQAAVSLHMVTQQRPDIPVILVDTGYLFPETYRFVDELVERLDLNLRVYRSELSPAWQEARYGRLWEQGIDGIERYNRMNKVEPMQRALRELRAEAWFAGLRRQQASSREGLDVVTEQNGRFKVHPIIDWTDRDVYRYLTANDLPYHPLWHEGYVSIGDVHTTRRLDDGMTEEETRFFGLKRECGLHEDV, translated from the coding sequence ATGAGCAATAGCCAAGCCACAGTTGCACCGCTGCCCGAAGGCCAGGATATCGACCTGGCTGGCGTGAATGCCGAGCTGGAGACAGCCAGCGCGGAGGAGCGCGTGCGGTGGGGGTTGCAGCAGTTCGGGCAGCGCATCGTGCTGTCCTCGAGCTTCGGCGCCCAGGCGGCCGTCTCCCTGCACATGGTCACGCAGCAGCGCCCGGATATTCCGGTGATTCTTGTTGATACCGGGTACCTGTTCCCCGAGACCTACCGCTTCGTCGACGAACTGGTGGAGCGGCTGGATCTCAACCTTCGCGTATACCGTTCCGAGCTCAGCCCGGCCTGGCAGGAGGCCCGCTACGGGCGTCTGTGGGAGCAGGGCATTGACGGTATCGAGCGCTATAACCGTATGAACAAGGTCGAGCCCATGCAGCGGGCCCTGCGGGAGCTGCGGGCGGAAGCCTGGTTCGCCGGGCTGCGTCGGCAGCAGGCCAGCAGCCGCGAGGGGCTGGACGTGGTGACGGAGCAGAACGGCCGCTTCAAGGTCCACCCGATCATCGACTGGACCGATCGCGACGTCTACCGCTACCTCACCGCCAACGACCTGCCGTACCACCCGCTGTGGCACGAAGGGTACGTCTCCATCGGTGACGTGCACACCACGCGTCGCCTGGATGACGGCATGACCGAGGAAGAGACGCGCTTTTTCGGCCTCAAGCGTGAGTGCGGCCTCCACGAGGACGTCTGA
- a CDS encoding DUF1295 domain-containing protein, translated as MSTGAAILLGLVAALGLMLLVWLASLQRRDASLVDRFWGAGFVLLAWVYWFSAGLPAAGLVMVLPVTLWGLRLSAYLSWRNWGHGEDYRYREMRDKHGSRFPWVSLWTVFMLQGVLMWLIAMPLVHGARVPGGDALIAPLAVLGLAVWAFGFVWESLADAQLARFKAEPENRGRVMDRGVWRYSRHPNYFGEIVLWWGFFLIAAAAGGWWTAVSAALMTFLLIRVSGVTLLEKKLNETRPEYRDYVARTNALLPGPPRRAGEPPAA; from the coding sequence ATGAGCACCGGGGCAGCCATATTGCTGGGGCTGGTTGCAGCGCTCGGGCTGATGCTGCTGGTATGGCTCGCCAGCCTCCAGCGCCGGGATGCCAGCCTGGTGGACCGGTTCTGGGGGGCGGGATTCGTTCTGCTGGCGTGGGTGTACTGGTTCTCCGCCGGCCTGCCGGCGGCGGGCCTCGTCATGGTGCTGCCGGTCACGCTGTGGGGGCTGCGCCTGTCCGCGTATCTGAGTTGGCGCAACTGGGGCCATGGCGAGGACTACCGTTACCGCGAGATGCGCGACAAGCACGGCAGCCGCTTCCCGTGGGTCAGCCTGTGGACGGTCTTCATGCTGCAGGGCGTACTGATGTGGCTGATCGCCATGCCGTTGGTCCACGGCGCAAGAGTGCCGGGAGGGGATGCCCTGATTGCGCCCTTGGCCGTGCTGGGGCTCGCGGTGTGGGCGTTCGGATTCGTCTGGGAGAGTCTTGCCGATGCCCAGCTCGCCCGCTTCAAGGCCGAGCCCGAGAACCGGGGCCGGGTCATGGACCGTGGCGTCTGGCGATACAGCCGCCACCCCAACTACTTCGGCGAGATCGTGCTGTGGTGGGGTTTCTTCCTGATCGCCGCGGCAGCCGGCGGTTGGTGGACTGCCGTGAGTGCGGCCTTGATGACGTTCCTCCTGATACGCGTCTCGGGCGTGACGCTGCTGGAGAAAAAGCTCAACGAGACGCGCCCGGAGTACCGGGACTACGTGGCCCGCACCAACGCACTCCTGCCAGGGCCCCCGCGGCGGGCAGGTGAGCCTCCGGCCGCCTGA
- a CDS encoding SAM-dependent methyltransferase — protein sequence MEQLIGLVERGVVPDSLVRAGIRRLLAERLKSEEEGGCEDRRERMHALLESMASSPVALATDTANEQHYELPAGFFQAVLGPHLKYSCCLWTEQTQTLADAEAAMLALTCERAGLEDGHDVLELGCGWGALSLWMAEHYPRSTITAVSNSASQRKFIEARRDERGLRNLTVITADMNDFDTERGRFDRVVSLEMFEHMRNWQELLRRVHGWLRPGGRLFFHVFCHRDLAYVFETSGPKDWMGQYFFTDGLMPSAPMPLYLQEHLRLRRHWQVSGRHYEATCNAWLARMDDADVKVRAVFAETYGDDAVDQWINRWRVFFMACAELFGYRQGNEWFVSHYLMERPAQPGEEASS from the coding sequence ATGGAACAATTGATCGGGCTTGTGGAGCGTGGGGTCGTACCGGATTCGCTCGTGCGCGCGGGGATCCGCCGACTGTTGGCGGAGCGGTTGAAGAGCGAGGAAGAAGGTGGCTGCGAAGACCGCCGCGAGCGCATGCACGCGTTGCTGGAGTCGATGGCCTCCAGTCCGGTGGCTCTGGCGACCGATACCGCGAACGAACAGCACTACGAGCTGCCGGCCGGGTTCTTCCAGGCCGTGCTCGGGCCGCACCTGAAGTACTCCTGCTGTCTCTGGACAGAGCAGACGCAGACCCTGGCGGACGCCGAGGCCGCCATGCTCGCACTGACGTGTGAGCGGGCCGGCCTGGAGGACGGGCACGATGTGCTGGAGCTCGGCTGCGGCTGGGGCGCGCTGTCGCTCTGGATGGCGGAGCATTACCCGCGGAGTACCATCACCGCCGTCTCCAATTCGGCGTCCCAGCGCAAGTTCATTGAGGCGCGACGGGACGAGCGGGGATTGCGCAACCTCACGGTGATCACTGCCGACATGAACGACTTCGACACAGAGCGCGGGCGCTTCGACCGGGTGGTGTCGCTGGAGATGTTCGAGCACATGCGCAACTGGCAGGAGCTGCTGCGCCGTGTGCACGGGTGGCTGCGCCCGGGCGGACGCCTGTTCTTCCACGTGTTCTGCCATCGCGACCTCGCCTATGTCTTCGAGACCAGCGGCCCGAAGGACTGGATGGGGCAGTACTTCTTCACCGACGGTCTGATGCCCTCGGCGCCGATGCCCCTGTACCTGCAGGAGCATCTGCGGCTGCGGCGTCACTGGCAGGTGAGTGGCCGCCACTACGAGGCCACCTGCAACGCCTGGCTGGCGCGCATGGACGACGCCGACGTGAAGGTCCGCGCGGTGTTCGCGGAGACGTACGGCGATGACGCGGTTGACCAGTGGATCAACCGGTGGCGCGTGTTCTTCATGGCGTGTGCGGAACTGTTCGGATACCGCCAGGGGAACGAGTGGTTCGTCTCGCACTACCTGATGGAACGTCCGGCGCAGCCCGGCGAGGAGGCGTCGTCATGA